One Egicoccus halophilus genomic region harbors:
- a CDS encoding menaquinol-cytochrome c reductase cytochrome b subunit yields the protein MSEEVQIDQEVYDRLIAGGTSERIARAKAKAAAVRKAKIAEGQNLGPRPAEQASKALEDFRANQGGGGGGAVATKTAADESAGNGGRLTPEERSARVAASLGGNGSTSIGVPTSSSHTHRLLALVPPAGIQQVQSKQMDKVYTWPHLLLVEFVALLAVGSLLLVASFFLDAPLGSLANPNEVPAINKAPWYFMGLQELLRYFHPMVAGVTLPGVAVVILMAVPYLDKNPSARPENRKVANMAFTFFLAFWGVLVIIGSFLRGAGYEWVWPWTQGLGFTL from the coding sequence ATGTCCGAAGAGGTGCAGATCGACCAGGAGGTCTACGACCGCCTGATCGCGGGAGGCACGTCCGAGCGCATCGCGCGGGCGAAGGCCAAGGCCGCCGCCGTGCGCAAGGCCAAGATCGCCGAGGGCCAGAACCTCGGTCCGCGGCCGGCCGAGCAGGCGTCCAAGGCGCTCGAGGACTTCCGCGCCAACCAGGGCGGAGGTGGCGGCGGCGCCGTCGCGACCAAGACGGCCGCCGACGAGAGCGCCGGCAACGGTGGCCGACTGACCCCCGAGGAGCGTTCCGCGCGGGTCGCGGCCTCGCTGGGTGGCAACGGCAGCACGTCGATCGGCGTGCCGACCTCCAGCTCGCACACCCACCGGCTGCTCGCCCTGGTCCCGCCCGCCGGCATCCAGCAGGTGCAGTCCAAGCAGATGGACAAGGTCTACACCTGGCCCCACCTGCTGCTGGTCGAGTTCGTGGCGCTGCTGGCCGTCGGTTCGCTGCTGCTGGTCGCGTCGTTCTTCCTGGACGCGCCGCTCGGGTCGCTGGCCAACCCCAACGAGGTGCCGGCCATCAACAAGGCCCCCTGGTACTTCATGGGCCTGCAGGAGCTGCTGCGTTACTTCCACCCCATGGTCGCCGGCGTCACGCTGCCCGGTGTGGCCGTGGTGATCCTGATGGCCGTCCCGTACCTGGACAAGAACCCCTCCGCCCGCCCGGAGAACCGCAAGGTCGCCAACATGGCCTTCACGTTCTTCCTCGCCTTCTGGGGCGTGCTCGTGATCATCGGCTCGTTCCTGCGGGGCGCCGGTTACGAGTGGGTGTGGCCGTGGACACAGGGCCTGGGCTTCACGCTGTAA
- the extP gene encoding selenite/tellurite reduction operon b-type cytochrome ExtP: protein MARKPPSFSDVKTNVQDNVIWKSIFRPGSIYRKGYRDTSRDRALAAMNNVLYHLHPVKVKRHGLKLTYTYCLGGLSFFLFILLTITGIFLMFFYTPAAGAGTELAYANMRDISASVTFGNLVRNLHRWGAHAMVFTVFLHMARVFYHGAYKPPREFNWVVGVILLLLTLLLSFTGYLLPWDQLALWAVTVGTNMMGYTPVFGDQVQFVLLGGVTIGPNTLLRWYVLHVLFIPFITVIFLAVHFWRIRKDGGISGPL, encoded by the coding sequence GTGGCCAGGAAGCCCCCCAGCTTCTCGGACGTCAAGACCAACGTCCAGGACAACGTGATCTGGAAGTCCATCTTCCGGCCGGGCTCGATCTACCGCAAGGGCTACCGCGACACCTCGCGTGACCGGGCGCTGGCGGCGATGAACAACGTGCTCTACCACCTGCACCCGGTGAAGGTGAAGCGGCACGGGCTCAAGCTCACCTACACCTACTGCCTGGGTGGGTTGAGCTTCTTCCTGTTCATCCTGCTCACCATCACCGGCATCTTCCTGATGTTCTTCTACACGCCGGCCGCCGGTGCCGGCACCGAGCTCGCCTATGCCAACATGCGAGACATCTCGGCATCGGTGACGTTCGGCAACCTGGTGCGCAACCTCCATCGATGGGGGGCGCACGCGATGGTCTTCACCGTCTTCCTCCACATGGCGCGGGTCTTCTACCACGGTGCGTACAAGCCCCCGCGCGAGTTCAACTGGGTGGTCGGCGTCATCCTGTTGCTGCTGACGCTGCTGCTGTCGTTCACCGGCTACCTGCTGCCCTGGGACCAGCTGGCCCTGTGGGCGGTCACGGTCGGTACCAACATGATGGGCTACACGCCCGTCTTCGGTGACCAGGTCCAGTTCGTGCTGCTCGGCGGCGTGACCATCGGTCCCAACACGCTGCTGCGCTGGTACGTGCTGCACGTGCTGTTCATCCCGTTCATCACCGTCATCTTCCTCGCGGTCCACTTCTGGCGGATCCGCAAGGACGGCGGCATCTCCGGCCCGCTGTGA
- a CDS encoding NADH-quinone oxidoreductase subunit I, whose amino-acid sequence MGKTDKGEHPLMFDDYVVQQVDPQWLQERVKPKRHIGLTPELCILCRACEDVCPWECIYMMSPDIVRDADSPSLMTLASQSHAVFIIDDNECTRCAICVERCPSDALWLGRVDN is encoded by the coding sequence GTGGGAAAGACGGACAAGGGCGAACACCCGCTGATGTTCGACGACTACGTCGTCCAGCAGGTCGACCCGCAGTGGCTCCAGGAACGGGTCAAGCCCAAGCGGCACATCGGGCTCACCCCGGAACTGTGCATCCTGTGCCGGGCCTGTGAGGACGTCTGTCCCTGGGAGTGCATCTACATGATGTCCCCCGACATCGTGCGCGACGCCGACAGCCCGTCGCTGATGACGCTGGCGTCGCAGTCACACGCGGTGTTCATCATCGACGACAACGAGTGCACACGCTGTGCCATCTGCGTCGAACGCTGCCCCTCCGACGCCCTGTGGCTCGGTCGGGTCGACAACTAG